In a single window of the Cydia pomonella isolate Wapato2018A chromosome 2, ilCydPomo1, whole genome shotgun sequence genome:
- the LOC133534841 gene encoding WASH complex subunit 4: MRADVEKEAGSTLLKKYGQFFKQQYQECISISNNEYWEGNKTYLPVQVVMESCELIPITELVSSDNTLMTKVLSVLSSLCIEVMTLKREAYDRHFIFLAAYDEYSKSDISSQMEAICQLSAFTSRCEDTLKNLCTQTFALFAENIINLSKFQLHYIINHIGEMFTTVVLLELLISSSSLTRNWYNYCKQLKSLKKSAETVDLADDKFIAVLGAIDNITAKVMSDDIVLNSLNSLLGLRKTLIDRNCSMIADQFSHYLRHAIASLDKLVQDKPNVSSMNKCIKINALFVLNSHLFGNNDKKNFKALIELNTKAHSIPIVGTTVWFPEQFLQRYLSSLCASYGKLSQTMLKARQAYMSSKKSSLARDVTTLQAVCTQWVLNMEDIYSSSHRELGAAEMNVHSKTLLDGLDLASNINYSILTLINLHLCLGIPLSKSVLKSLFEVTEVLKSIKNAVSRNHDQILNSVNMVIQHLTFQATCSILEVKKTLMGDKNYANKRLDDLTCIVIAERALKGPVTLERNIAANVALSFIPESIYLDDSYEKLGFLLEKIQSLANFMKVMEDLCNCSWVVWHQNVIPIYFEQNFTTQLNVLKLKYFLMVLEDCVVFLHKTDKQFREDKANELLDNIKVLITENVLRTTNQNIETNLRLHIHSHLQLDVINPFTTDMTKKLLLVIDRFRIQCVYMAVIPSLEHYLSTMYYNLTTVVLSDWKTYGEMRQMAKFKFNLTTVQDNLPTQTLEQGLDVLEIMRNIHIFVSKYLYNLNNQIFIEKSSNNKHLNSINIKHIANSIRTHGTGIMNTTVNFTYQFLKKKFFTFSQFMYDEHIKSRLIKDLRNFKEIADTNGNMYPYKSAEKFNKGIKVLGLAEDGQSYLDLFRDLISQIGNAMGYVRMIRSGGRHCCADATAFLPSLEPTKSFKELAEESGVDAKVIQASEVLESNINCLISNFIQGTEYFKLLLDVFAPVFRNPKNVHLKNFYIIVPPLTLNFVEHMILSKDKISKRNKVGAAFTDDGFAMGIAYILKLLDQDPSFEALHWFDSVWKHIKDERKVLEEQKAKGSVQLQQALALTEKKIKTLEEEYKLLYYSLTSARIFFR, translated from the exons ATGCGTGCCGACGTCGAGAAAGAAGCAGGCTCGACGCTCCTGAAAAAATATGGCCAGTTCTTCAAGCAGCAATATCAGGAGTGTATATCAATATCTAACAATGAATACTGGGAAGgaaacaaaacatatttacCCGTGCAAGTGGTTATGGAGTCATGCGAACTCATTCCTATTACAGAATTGGTTTCATCAGATAACACTTTAATGACAAAAGTACTCAGTGTTCTTTCTTCACTTTGTATTGAAGTGATGACCTTAAAACGGGAAGCATATGACAG gcATTTTATATTCCTGGCTGCTTATGATGAATACAGCAAAAGTGACATCAGTTCACAAATGGAAGCAATATGCCAGCTAAGTGCCTTCACAAGCCGCTGTGAAGACACATTGAAGAATCTCTGCACACAGACCTTTGCTCTATTTGCTGAGAACATAATCAACCTAT CAAAGTTCCAGCTTCATTACATAATCAACCACATAGGAGAGATGTTCACTACTGTAGTTCTTTTGGAGCTCTTAATCTCCAGTTCATCTCTGACCAGGAATTGGTACAATTATTGCAAACAGCTAAAATCCTTGAAGAAGAGTGCAGAAACTGTGGACTTGGCTGATGATAAGTTCATTGCAGTTTTGGGAGCTATTGACAACATAACAGCTAAAGTTATGAGTGATGACATTGTGCTGAACTCCCTTAACAGCCTGCTTGGTCTAAGGAAGACCCTGATAGACAGGAATTGCTCAATGATTGCTGATCAATTCAGTCATTATCTGAGGCATGCCATAGCCAGCCTTGACAAGCTAGTGCAAGACAAGCCCAATGTAAGCAGTATGAACAAGTGTATTAAAATTAATGCACTTTTTGTATTGAATTCACACTTGTTTGGAAATAATGACAAGAAGAATTTCAAGGCTCTCATCGAACTCAACACTAAG GCACATAGCATACCAATTGTTGGAACTACAGTTTGGTTCCCAGAACAATTTCTCCAAAGATATTTATCATCACTTTGTGCAAGCTATGGAAAGTTGTCCCAGACAATGCTTAAAGCCCGGCAAGCATATATGAGTAGCAAAAAGTCGTCCCTGGCTCGAGATGTTACTACTCTCCAGGCAGTGTGCACGCAGTGGGTACTCAACATGGAGGATATCTATTCCTCTAGTCATCGAGAGTTAGGAGCGGCAGAAATGAATGTACACTCCAAGACCCTTCTAGATGGACTTGATTTGGCATCCAATATCAACTATTCTATCTTAACATTAATCAACCTGCACCTATGTTTAGGCATACCACTATCGAAAAGCGTACTGAAGTCATTGTTTGAGGTAACAGAGGTACTTAAGAGTATAAAAAACGCAGTTAGCCGAAATCACGATCAGATATTGAACTCCGTAAACATGGTTATTCAACATCTGACTTTTCAAGCGACATGTTCCATTCTAGAAGTGAAAAAGACATTAATGGGTGACAAGAACTATGCAAATAAGAGATTAGATGACTTGACATGTATTGTCATTGCAGAAAGAGCCCTCAAGGGGCCAGTCACATTAGAGCGTAACATTGCTGCCAACGTTGCTCTAAGTTTTATTCCAGAAAGCATTTATCTTGACGATAGCTACGAAAAACTTGGGTTTCTActtgaaaaaatacaatcactGGCAAACTTTATGAAAGTAATGGAAGACTTATGTAATTGCTCATGGGTAGTTTGGCATCAAAATgtcatacctatttattttgaaCAGAATTTCACCACCCAATTGAATGTCTTGAAAttgaaatactttttaatgGTATTAGAGGACTGTGTGGTGTTTTTACATAAGACTGATAAACAGTTTAGGGAAGACAAAGCCAATGAGTTGCTCGACAATATCAAAGTCCTTATAACAGAAAATGTTCTGAGAACCACAAATCAAAACATAGAAACTAACTTAAGACTACACATTCACTCCCACTTGCAACTTGATGTTATCAATCCATTTACAACAGATATGACGAAAAAGTTGCTGCTGGTTATTGATAGATTTAGAATCCAGTGTGTCTACATGGCTGTCATACCATCACTAGAACATTACTTGTCCACAATGTATTACAATTTAACTACTGTTGTTTTATCAGACTGGAAAACCTATGGGGAAATGAGACAAATggctaaattcaaatttaatctAACTACAGTTCAAGACAACCTGCCCACGCAAACCTTAGAACAAGGTTTAGATGTTCTAGAAATCATGCGTAATATACACATATTTGTCTCCAAATACCTATACAATCTCAACAACCAGATATTTATAGAGAAGAGCAGTAATAACAAACATTTGAATTCAATAAATATCAAACACATAGCCAATTCTATAAGAACCCATGGCACTGGAATAATGAATACCACAGTAAATTTTACATAccaatttctaaaaaaaaaattcttcacTTTCTCTCAATTTATGTACGACGAGCACATAAAATCGCGACTCATCAAGGACTTGAGGAACTTTAAGGAAATTGCAGATACTAATGGAAACATGTATCCATACAAGAGCGCAGAAAAGTTCAACAAGGGTATAAAAGTTCTGGGGCTTGCAGAAGATGGCCAGAGTTACTTGGACCTGTTCAGAGACCTGATTAGTCAGATAGGGAATGCCATGGGTTACGTTCGAATGATTCGGTCCGGTGGAAGACATTGTTGTGCCGATGCCACTGCATTCTTACCTTCCCTAGAGCCTACAAAGTCATTTAAAGAATTAGCAGAAGAAAGCGGTGTTGATGCTAAGGTAATTCAGGCATCTGAAGTTTTGGAGAGCAATATCAATTGCTTGATAAGCAATTTCATTCAAGGAACGGAATACTTTAAATTGCTTTTGGATGTATTTGCACCAGTTTTCAGAAACCCCAAAAATGTTCATCTAAAAAATTTCTACATCATTGTGCCCCCACTGACTCTGAATTTTGTAGAACACATGATTTTGTCAAAGGACAAGATTTCAAAGAGGAATAAGGTTGGGGCTGCATTTACAGATGACGGATTTGCTATGGGTATAGCATACATACTCAAATTACTTGATCAG GACCCAAGTTTTGAGGCTCTTCATTGGTTTGACTCTGTATGGAAACATATTAAAGACGAAAGGAAAGTCCTCGAGGAACAAAAAGCTAAGGGATCAGTACAACTACAGCAAGCACTGGCACTCACTGAGAAGAAGATCAAGACTTTGGAGGAGGAATATAAACTCCTGTATTACAGCCTGACAAGTGCTCGAATATTTTTCAGGTAA
- the LOC133534843 gene encoding pre-mRNA-processing factor 40 homolog A: protein MDASSTGTSSPGLMAAAPLLPPPMLGGLAPPMPPQVAMPPVPGITPAMTAMPPPMGFPPMIPPFSMPPPGFPPFKPDLTAPAPEIAPISNHTSPWSEHKAPDGRTYYYNSVSKQSLWEKPDDLKTPAEKLLSACVWKEYTTDAGRLYYHNIETKESSWVVPAELQEIKDKIAAEEAAQAALNGDLPPGEVPLPGSPAVPSTGSSALDEAMAKTLAAIDPSIVGSIPIPDDIEPEDVASPAQAPGEAADAVAEPQYKDKKEAIEAFKELLKDKNISSNATWEQCVKIISKDPRYAIFKKLNEKKQAFNAYKTQKIKDEREELRLKTKKNRENLEEFLLSCDRVTSMTKYYKCDDMFSNLEIWRCVPESDRRDIFEDCIFTIAKREKEEAKALKKRNMKMLAQVLENMNEITYSSTWSEAQVLLLENSAFKNDVSLLGMDKEDALIVFEQHIKNMEAEYLQEKEQLKKRNKRQQRKNRDNFLALLDSLHEEGKLTSMSLWVELYPVISADMRFSAMLGQTGSTPLDLFKFYVENLKARFHDEKKVIKEILKEKQFEVKPDTSFEEFATVVCEDSKSAALDAGNVKLTYNSLLEKAEARNKEKMKEESKAQKKIESSFKWALSEANVDHQLPWSEVKEKLDLEAPEFAAVPNEEDRVRIYKDFQHEQEESCMHYHHPKPRKAKRSKKKKRSHSQSLSPSRSRSGTPAAAPRSASPAAASAASWTSEERKHKKSKKKHKKPRDEPAPRSASPEEGGISDSSPPPQKKKKSKRSAPASPSADSDHAYKPKKKKEKRDKKDKDRAAVAAAASSTAWSDAELESRRAALLAQLHEHEAD from the exons ATG GACGCGTCAAGCACCGGCACTAGCTCGCCAGGTTTGATGGCAGCGGCGCCGCTGTTGCCGCCGCCGATGTTAGGCGGGCTAGCGCCCCCGATGCCGCCGCAAGTGGCGATGCCCCCGGTGCCCGGGATAACTCCAGCGATGACTGCGATGCCTCCTCCTATGGGTTTTCCACCTATGATACCTCCGTTCTCGATGCCTCCACCGGGGTTTCCACCATTTAAACCC GATCTAACTGCCCCAGCACCAGAAATTGCTCCCATTTCCAACCACACCAGCCCCTGGTCCGAGCACAAGGCTCCAGATGGCAGAACATATTATTACAATTCTGTGTCTAAGCAGAGCCTCTGGGAAAAGCCGGATGATCTGAAGACTCCTGCTGAG AAACTGCTTTCTGCCTGTGTGTGGAAAGAGTATACAACAGATGCTGGTCGGCTTTACTACCACAACATTGAGACCAAAGAGTCCAGTTGGGTTGTGCCTGCGGAGCTGCAGGAGATTAAAGATAAGATTGCTGCAGAGGAAGCTGCGCA AGCAGCTTTGAATGGAGACCTGCCTCCTGGAGAGGTGCCCCTGCCAGGGTCTCCAGCAGTGCCCAGCACTGGCAGCTCGGCCCTGGATGAAGCCATGGCCAAGACCCTCGCGGCTATAGACCCTTCTATTGTCGGCTCTATACCTATACCAGACGACA TTGAGCCAGAAGATGTAGCGTCACCAGCTCAGGCCCCGGGAGAAGCAGCCGACGCCGTCGCTGAACCGCAGTACAAAGACAAGAAAGAAGCTATTGAGGCTTTCAAAGAACTGCTCAAAGATAAA AATATTTCTTCAAACGCTACATGGGAACAATGCGTGAAAATCATATCAAAAGACCCGCGGTATGCCATATTTAAAAAACTCAACGAGAAAAAACAAGCTTTTAATGCATACAAAACACAGAAGATTAAAGATGAGAGAGAAGAATTAAG gttaaaaacaaagaaaaatcgCGAAAATCTTGAAGAATTCCTGCTGAGTTGCGACCGTGTGACATCTATGACAAAGTATTACAAATGCGATGACATGTTTAGCAACCTAGAG ATATGGCGATGTGTACCAGAGTCAGATCGTAGAGATATTTTTGAAGACTGCATTTTTACGATAGCAAAACGCGAAAAAGAGGAAGCTAAGGCATTGAAGAAACGAAACATGAAAATGCTAGCACAG GTTTTAGAGAACATGAACGAGATCACATACAGCAGTACGTGGAGCGAGGCGCAAGTGCTCTTGTTGGAGAACTCCGCTTTCAAGAACGACGTGAGCCTGCTCGGCATGGACAAGGAGGACGCGCTTATAG TTTTTGAACAACACATAAAGAACATGGAAGCCGaatatttgcaagaaaaagAACAGCTCAAAAAGAGAAACAAACGACAGCAGAGGAAGAACAGAGATAACTTTTTG GCATTGCTGGACAGTCTACATGAGGAGGGCAAACTGACGTCCATGTCGCTGTGGGTAGAATTGTACCCTGTCATCTCGGCTGACATGCGCTTCTCTGCTATGCTAG GTCAAACAGGTTCAACCCCACTAGACCTATTCAAGTTCTACGTTGAGAACCTAAAGGCGCGCTTCCACGACGAGAAGAAAGTCATCAAGGAGATCCTCAAGGAGAAGCAGTTCGAAGTGAAACCGGACACGAGCTTCGAGGAGTTCGCCACCGTGGTGTGCGAGGACAGCAAGTCTGCCGCCTTGGACGCCGGCAACGTGAAGCTCACCTACAACTCGTTGCTAGAGAAG GCTGAAGCCAGAAACAAAGAGAAGATGAAAGAGGAATCAAAGGCCCAAAAGAAGATAGAAAGCTCGTTCAAATGGGCACTAAGCGAAGCCAACGTGGACCACCAGCTCCCGTGGAGCGAAGTCAAGGAGAAACTGGACCTGGAGGCACCGGAGTTCGCCGCCGTGCCTAATGAAGAGGACCGCGTTAGGATATACAAG GACTTCCAACATGAGCAGGAGGAGAGCTGCATGCACTACCACCACCCGAAGCCGCGGAAGGCCAAGCGCTCCAAGAAAAAGAAGCGTTCACACTCACAATCTCTG TCGCCGTCGCGCTCGCGCTCGGGCACGCCGGCCGCGGCGCCGCGCTCCGCCTCGCcggccgccgccagcgccgccTCCTGGACCTCGGAGGAGCGCAAACACAAGAAGTCTAAGAAGAAGCACAAGAAACCTCGCGACGAGCCCGCGCCT CGTTCGGCGTCCCCAGAGGAAGGTGGCATCTCGGATTCGTCACCGCCGCctcagaagaagaagaagagcaAACGCAGCGCACCCGCCTCCCCCTCCGCCGACTCCGACCACGCCTACAAGCCtaagaagaagaaagagaagCGCGACAAGAAGGACAAGGACAG agcggcggtggcggcggcggcgtcgtCGACGGCGTGGAGCGACGCGGAGCTGGAgtcgcggcgcgcggcgctGCTGGCGCAGCTGCACGAGCACGAGGCGGACTGA
- the LOC133534846 gene encoding barrier-to-autointegration factor isoform X2, producing MSSTSQKHRNFVAEPMGEKPVTDLAGVGEVLGRRLETAGFDKAYVVLGQFLVLKKDKELFQEWMKETCSANSKQSADCYQCLQEWCDEFL from the exons ATGTCTAGTACATCACAAAAGCATCGAAACTTCGTGGCTGAGCCCATGGGGGAGAAGCCAGTTACAGATCTAGCCGGCGTGGGGGAAGTCTTAGGGCGCAGGCTCGAAACTGCAGGATTTGACAAG GCCTATGTTGTACTCGGCCAGTTTTTGGTTCTGAAGAAGGATAAAGAGCTGTTTCAAGAGTGGATGAAAGAGACTTGCAGCGCTAACTCAAAGCAATCTGCAGATTGTTACCAGTGCTTACAAGAGTGGTGTGATGAATTTTTGTAA
- the LOC133534846 gene encoding barrier-to-autointegration factor isoform X1, giving the protein MSSTSQKHRNFVAEPMGEKPVTDLAGVGEVLGRRLETAGFDKVKAYVVLGQFLVLKKDKELFQEWMKETCSANSKQSADCYQCLQEWCDEFL; this is encoded by the exons ATGTCTAGTACATCACAAAAGCATCGAAACTTCGTGGCTGAGCCCATGGGGGAGAAGCCAGTTACAGATCTAGCCGGCGTGGGGGAAGTCTTAGGGCGCAGGCTCGAAACTGCAGGATTTGACAAGGTAAAG GCCTATGTTGTACTCGGCCAGTTTTTGGTTCTGAAGAAGGATAAAGAGCTGTTTCAAGAGTGGATGAAAGAGACTTGCAGCGCTAACTCAAAGCAATCTGCAGATTGTTACCAGTGCTTACAAGAGTGGTGTGATGAATTTTTGTAA